Proteins from a single region of Pseudomonadota bacterium:
- a CDS encoding HAMP domain-containing protein, giving the protein MQVACPACEKRYKIDTSFISGEKAWFSCKGCGERIVVNKQHSPKLQSVPQSPAPQAAEPISSAPAAVNTAAFRKGPFGLRAKMTLLFLVIPITLMAAASTFYLRQLDSLSELITLRSTDAVTSLAESIISDSANSVAKQVSLYLENNPAASSEELSKREDFTALAVQKVGKTGYTALYELPDDGGIWRTWAHVNAKIIGIDMKKLEKPLGQNFPGFWTVYTGVEGGKESRGYYAWQDKDGTIRQKFMVCTPVPGTRYIVASTTYLDEFTLPIKALEQDAQQVTEQTSTFTFGILAATLVLVGLIVSLYGYRLTRQIRSLTDHAERISVGDLESEVSIASRDEIGELAEAITLMQTSIKLSISRLRRAA; this is encoded by the coding sequence ATGCAAGTCGCCTGCCCTGCGTGCGAAAAGCGTTACAAAATCGACACCTCCTTTATTTCTGGAGAAAAGGCCTGGTTCAGCTGTAAGGGATGCGGTGAACGCATCGTTGTCAACAAACAGCACAGCCCCAAGCTGCAATCCGTGCCGCAGTCACCGGCACCGCAGGCCGCCGAACCGATCAGCAGCGCGCCGGCCGCCGTCAATACCGCGGCATTTCGCAAAGGTCCCTTTGGACTGCGCGCCAAAATGACGCTACTGTTTCTCGTCATACCGATCACTTTGATGGCTGCGGCAAGCACCTTTTACCTGCGCCAGCTGGATAGCCTGTCGGAGCTGATCACCCTGCGAAGCACCGACGCGGTGACCTCGCTCGCCGAAAGTATCATCAGTGACAGCGCCAACTCCGTCGCCAAGCAGGTCAGCCTTTACCTTGAGAACAATCCCGCCGCCAGCAGTGAAGAGCTGAGCAAGCGCGAAGACTTCACCGCGCTGGCCGTTCAGAAAGTGGGCAAGACCGGTTATACCGCGCTCTATGAGCTACCCGACGACGGCGGTATCTGGCGCACCTGGGCGCATGTCAATGCCAAAATCATCGGTATCGACATGAAAAAGTTGGAGAAACCGCTTGGCCAGAACTTCCCCGGTTTCTGGACCGTCTACACGGGTGTTGAGGGCGGCAAGGAGTCGCGCGGCTACTACGCCTGGCAGGATAAAGATGGCACGATCCGCCAGAAGTTCATGGTCTGCACCCCGGTGCCCGGCACGCGTTACATCGTGGCCAGCACGACCTACCTCGACGAGTTCACGCTGCCCATCAAAGCTTTGGAGCAGGACGCACAGCAAGTTACCGAGCAGACCAGCACCTTCACCTTCGGCATACTCGCCGCCACATTGGTACTGGTGGGCCTTATCGTAAGCCTCTATGGCTACCGTCTTACCCGACAGATTCGCTCACTGACCGATCACGCGGAACGCATCAGTGTCGGCGATCTTGAATCGGAGGTCTCCATCGCGTCGCGTGACGAGATCGGCGAACTCGCCGAGGCAATCACGCTCATGCAGACCAGCATCAAACTCTCCATCAGCCGCCTGCGTCGAGCGGCCTGA